GATTTCATAAGCTTTAAACTGTGGAATGTAGTTCTCTCAAGTTTAGATTTTAATGTAAGAGCCAAATGGCTTACTGTATCTTTTTATACTTAGAAGAGCTAACTTCGCCTTTTCTTTTTGATAGGTTCCTGATTACCCTCCAAactatattttattccttaataACTTACCAGAAGAGACTAATGAGATGATGTTATCCATGCTGTTTAATCAGTAAGTTTTCTTCATAAACAAGTCTGTTCTGAGAGCCTCCTGACAGGACAGTTAGCACTTCCTGGGTTGACTCCATCTGTGTGTCACACGGCAGTAATTCCTTACAGCTTCATCGATTTGCTGCAGGATTAATCATGACTTGAAACCAGTCTGgagatttagcaaataaagagCTAAATTACGTCTGATGTTTGAATTAAAATAAGAAGCAAAGCTTTGGTGGGATGACAGAAATGGAATTAGTTTACATGATTCCTGTCATTCTTTTCATAATATTAACTGTATTTTAGACTCTTTCGTCCTCCTCAGGATTCTTGGTAGGATGTGATGCTTTTCCTGGACCAGTATCAGGAAGTTGCTTACAAATGTAACCACAGAATAGACATGTATGCATGTGAGGTCATTTATGTGCTTGCATATATGGAAATTGTTTACACGTGTAAGAatcctttttctcctttacaGGTTCCCTGGTTTCAAGGAAGTACGTCTAGTACCTGGGAGGCATGACATTGCTTTTGTTGAATTTGAAAATGACGGCCAGGCTGGGGCTGCCAGGGATGCGTTACAAGGGTTCAAGATCACGCCGTCCCACGCCATGAAGATCACGTACGCCAAGAAATAACAACTGGGACAGTTGCCTTCCAAGGACTGGGCattatttatagttttcattttggtAACAGTTGGTCAGGCCATTTTAATAGTTGTGTGTGGAGCAGGGGGAAGTATATGTGAAATTTttgtaaaggattttaaaatattacctagTCTTTGTTTAGCCTTAGTGAACTATGAACTATGAAGGCCTTAATTTTGTacaataaacttttatttgtaTTCTATACGTAACACTTCATTTATTGGCCCCCTGACCTATCATCAGATGTTCATGCTGGTCTAGAGCGTGTCTTAGGATGCTTTTCTGCTGTTATTTGGGAGCGACTAATAGTAGAGAAACATTGAGCCGCTTTGATTAAAGGAGAGTTAGATCAAGCACTTGGTAAGAGTTCTTGTAATGTTTTCTGTGCATGTGAAGTGCCAACCTAGagttaagcttttttttttctcttgtgaatgacttattaatgataaaaatgctcaTCCTGGGTGTTGGAAGGAAACGAGGCCTGGGCGGGCTCTGGCGTTGTCTTCTTCAGATCAGTGAGCACAGTGTCCTGCTGGTAGGAGGCATTTCACAGGTCTTTCCATTCAGTTTTCAATTGAATAAAGGTCATTTCAGAGTCACTGTATTCACTGTACTCTGGGAAAACAAAAGGAACGAAGATACTGTCTTCAAACTTCACATTTTAGGCTCTCGCCCTCCTGGGGCGGAGCGTGCCTGAGGACTCCCTGCTCAGTCAGTACCAGCCGCTTTATGAAAGACCCCAGCAGAAGGGTTTTGTCAGGCTCATCTGTTTGAAGACCAGGAGGCCGACTTGGCAGAGGTTGTCAGTTCTGATCTTGCTGCTGCTTTGTGCTTCCTAGACACCAGTGCTCCGGTGTCGCCAAAGCTCATTTTCTGTAACGTGATTTCTACCTAAGAGTCAGTCCCCTGCTAGTAAAACCATGGGTGTCTTTGGAAGTGGACAGTGTTTTGTATGGCTGGCACATGTTAAAGTGACACTGTTGGCCACTTTTTGTGTTCTTGCTTTAATATTTCCTTGAACAAAACTTTTCCTTATCACTTAGaacttttctgtgtgtttatggAATATATATGGGATGTTATGGAAAGATTGCTTTTAGACTTAGGTAGACTGTTCTCACATCACTTGTGCGTAtgtaaggaagaaaaagaagaatttttatttcttaaactttgtGGCATGCAGAGGCTGACTCCTGTAGATAACTGTGACCTGCTTGTCCAATTCCTGCACGTCCGTAAGGCATATTGACAGCGAGCTGCCAGGAGAAGGGCCGTGCTCTTGTGTGCCAACAGCAGTGCCGACCGCTGCTCGCCGTCAGCGGCCGTCCTTAGCTCGTCTCAGAACAGGAATGTGGCCCCGCTTTGAGTGGCGGTCTGGGAGGAAGCAGGTCAcagtggctggggtgggagggtgggaggcggAGATGGGAGGAGGTCATGGAGGCCCTTTTTCTGGGCTTGCTTTCTCTGAACTGGAGAACTGttacaggatttttaaaatcgAGTTACTTACATGTAATGACATTCCCCAGTTAGAGttcaatttgatgagttttggcaATTGTGTACAGTTGTGTCATGGCCAAGACAGAGCATCCTGTCACCCCTCAAAAGCAAGGGCTCCCTTGTGCCCTCGACCCTCAGCCACCACTGGCCTGCTCTGTGTCACCCCGTTGTGCCCTGTCTAGAAAGCTTTTGAGGGTCATCTCTGCTGTGTGCATCAGCAGTTTTCTGCCAGTGGGTGGGCCTTTGGGTTCTTTCCAGTCTGggtctattatgaataaagtggCCTGAACATTCACAGACAAGTCTGTGGACATAGGTTCTGTTAGAAGATTTCGAGCGGAGTGACGACTGATTACTTCTGAAAGCTTTTTGATAAAATCTCCAGTTTGTATAAAAGTGGCCAAAATAGAGCTCCCGTAAACCTTTTTGAACTGTCAGTGGTGGGGGAAATTTCTCCCTCTACCTCTCTTGAGTTCTTGTGACTGGACTAATAATAAATTTTACACAAAgcagagtaacaggagaaaaacacattttaatttgtgTGCACAGAGGTGTCATAGAAATGGGACCTACGTTTAtagtggccaaagcaggcagcttttatatgttttacagagagagaaagtaaaggtGAAGTGACCAGGCAAAGGAACCTGGGTTTGGGAAACTCAATTAGTGACGCAGCCAAACAGTTTGGCCCTAaggtagtaaattaaagaagcAACAAGTTTTGTTTATACAGGCTTCTTGACTGAATTTCCGATCTGTTCTACCTCCAGATGCGGGGGTGCTCCTTTCACATGAGAGATGTATTTCCTGCTTTCTTTCATTGGCAGTTTCTTAAGTAACCTTCATTCAAAAGAATCAATATGCCATTGTGGCTTATTTTAGGGAAGCCCCCCTGAGACCCAACAGAACCATTTGAGAGTGTGTTGACCTGGTTGCTTGTTATCCCTTAATGCTTGAGTGTGGATTCCTTGGTATAAGACCCCTCTTCCACGTGACTTCTAGATGACCAGCACCATCAGGAGATAACATTAATCCAATTTGCTGGTGACCCAGGAATCCAATCCAGAATCCTGTGCTGAGtgtagttgtcatgtctcttcagTCTCCTGTCAGGTCCTCAGCCTGTCCTCACCTTTCATGATCTTAATTTTATATAGTGATATCATATCTCTTTATCTATGGGTATTTCTGTactattacattaaaaatgatgaatttaCAGCAACATCTCTGATTGCAGACCCACAGCACAAGGTTATTctggcctctccctctccttgtaACTCTTTTCTCCATCAATCCCAGTGTATCTGCTAGCTGCAGTCTGAAGAAGATTCCATCGAACTAGGATCTTCTGAGCATCCCTGCCTTACTCACCTGTAGGAGTGGGAGCTGGGCGGAGTGTATGGAGAGAGTAGAAGTTTCTATCCATCTAGTGGAGATGTTCTCAGCTCTGAATTTAACCTTCAGCTTTGGCTGCGTGTTGGAATCATCTGGGAAATATTTTCAGATACCCAGGCCTAATCTACCCCATATCAATTAAATCCCATCTCTAGGGGTGAGACCCAGTCGTCGGTATTTCTTAAGCTCCCCGAGTGATCGCAATGTTGAGTCGACATTAAGAGCTAACAAAGCAGATTTCTGCCTTTATGAAGTAGGTTATAATGATTAGACTATTAGTTCCAACTGTAGTGTCCAAAGGCCGTCTGCTGACGAACAGAAGATAGTGTCAAAGTGAGAGCTGCTGTGAGGGGCCCACGTCTCCATGTTTAAGTTTTGAAGTGTTTTCTGTTTGAGTGTTTAACGGGAAATGTATCCAGAAAAGACCTGATGGCAAACGTGAAGTCCTGGCTCAAAACTTTTCTGTATCTGGTTTGCTCTCAAGCAGCACTTTTTTCAAGCTTTGATATTCATATGAATCACTTGTGCATCTTGTTAAAAAGTAGATTCCGATTTAGCAGGTTTAGGGTGCGGTCTGAGAGGCTTTATTTCTGTAAAGTGATGCTAAAGTTGCTGGTCTGGGAGCCATACTTCAGTGGCAAGACCCCAGCATGTCTGCCCTAATCATTTAGTCAacgagtctttttttttttttaatggaggtactggggattgaactcagggccttgtgcatgctaagcacctacCTGAGGCAATGAGTCTTAATTTGAAGGGTGCTatgaattgctttttattttcctaattaaaaaagttaaatttggggggggataattaggtttatttaccttttagaggaggtaatgagaattgaacccgggacctcatgcatgctaaacacgcactctaccacttgagctataccctccccccttgaatttctttttaaatctgataAAACCTAGGGACTTTccccagaaaataaaatacacatatgtgCCCGTACACACCGAAGCATACGATTTCAGGGGGCTCGTGTTCATTCAATAGGTAGCCACTGATGAGCCCGAGTATTTTTCTGGGTGCTAGTGAGAGAGTGACGGACAAGACAGAGACAGCCCCCACTTTGTGGAGTTTTCATTGTGGGGTCGGGACAAACCACCACCAAGTTAAACAAGGCACGTCAGATAGGGCATCAGAACAGGGTACCACGTAATGGTCACGTGATGGACCGATTATGTTGGAGGAGTGAGGGAGTGGCTCTAACTGGTCTGTCGGTGGAGACATCTTGACTGGAGACCTAAGACCAGAGTCCGGAAGAACAGTATCCCAGGCAATAAACCCGGAGGGCCTGAGTCTGAGATGCACTGCGAAGTTTCAAAAGATGGAGTGGCTGGTGTGGTGGGAACAGAGCCAGTGAGGGAGAGTGACAGAAGGTGACTTCAGAGGGGCCAGATCACACAAGGCCTTGTACATCAGGGTGAGGAGGCTGCTTCCCACCTGTAGACTGGGCCAAGCCCATTTTTGGACCCTGCCAGAGCCATGGCTTCCATTTTAAGAACTCCAGACCGAGAAGCTCATTTaggaactaaagaaaaaaaaaaggtctttggGGATTAAAGGCTCCGAGAATTCGTCTGAAAATCCAGAGGAAGGAGGTAAGCAAGCTCAGGACAGAGCCCTTCTCTGAACCCCCCAGTGTGCGGTGACCGGAGTGTCCCGCCAGGCACGACAGCTTGCTGAGTTATTGttaagtcttttctttctttgggggaggggaggcaatgAGGtgtccacttatttatttcaatggcagtactggggactgaacccaggactttgtgcatgctaagcatgcactcttcactgagctctgccctcccttccctgtcagTTTGAATTCCTACTTGTAAACAAAGTTTTACAAAAAGGCCTCTGGTCTCCACCCAGTCTCTGCCCCACTGCAGAACACAAAGACATCCCAGGCCGGCCCAGGAAGTGCTCAGAAGGCTGGGAATCTCTTTTCTTAATTCTCCACCTTCAAATGGCCCATAGTGGCCTTGTGTTAGCATCAGCTTAGTTGGCTAAGTTGTCATGACAACATGTGGCTTCATTCAGGGTTCCGTTGTGCTCTGGGGGGCCTGCCTGCCGTATGGCCATCTGAGTTGGCGCAGTCCCCATTTCTGAAATTGCCTATTAAATGGCAATTGTCTTTTAACTCTCCTGTGTTTATGCTGGCTGGAGACCGGAAGTCCGTGACACAGCGGCCTGATCAGGATTCAGAAGATTAATCAACACCGTCATTTTCTGAGAGACCCTCTTAGGCTCCTAGATTACAGGAAGGACAAATGTACTGGCATTCTGCTTGCAAAAGTGATTTCTAACTCACCCTTCCCTTGGAGTGAAACAGGAAGTAAAGGACTTAAAACTCCAATTCTAAGTTGTCAGGGTGCGTGGGAACAGCCCAGGACCACAGTCCTGCTGGGTGACCTTTAGGTGGGGCGGTTAAGAAAGGCGTCTCTGGCCTGggctgggcctcagcttcctcgcCTGTAATGAAGATAATGAATTAAACAAGGTTCCAAATCAGAGCCAGCCGTGGAGAAAAGCCTCTGAAAATAacccccccacagcccccacaccacacacacccagACAGCACAGCCTTACTAcctgcacacacaccccaaaaccATCGAACTATTTAAATCATACTATAGGTGCATTTTGCTTCACCAGTTTATCCCTTGGAAAACTGTTTCGCCCCTATTTTGTACGTAGAAAAGTCCTCCCTCATTTTTTGAGGTGATCACAACttgggggaggctggagggggtTCTCCTCTAAAACCTTATCATCTGGCATGTTGGGCAGTGTATCCTGACAGGGCCTCTATGCTAGAAATAATGGGGGCCCCTAATGAGGGAGAAGCAGCCCCAAAGCCCCTATAACAAGCAGCAGCTTACTGTCTCCTTGTCCCAGTAGAAAGTAAACCCTTGGGGCCAGGGCCTTTTACAATTCACTGCTGTATTTCTAGTTTCTAGAACAGGGCCTgccacatagcaggtgctcagtgagtaTTGCTCACTAGCTGGAGCCAGTATGAGCCCTTGAACATTGCTGGCTTGTAGCAGGGCCCCTCTTtccactggaaagaggccaggAAGCAGGCAAGGTGGGCATGGGGGCCCCGGGAGGAACACCAGCCTCCTGATTTACCCCCTTCTCTGTGAGCCATGAGCATTTTGAGACTGAATTTCAGAAGTctcagagagaggaggcagaaaaaaTCCTGTTCCACTTTTTCCCAACCCACCCACCACTTCCTTTCCCCATTAGTAGGGTCTGGATATGACAAGAGCTAGTGTGTGACAGTTCTTGTCTGCCCAGGACAGACGCGACTCCTAAGAATCCTATCTTAAGTGATTTGTAAACGTGAGCATCCTTTACTTCTCTGTTATGTAGACCCAGATgttcattaaatgtttaaatcaaaattatttgtATTAAGGATATAGAACTCACATTTTCACCAGACTCCTACAGTTAGTGTATCTTTGCTCACAAGTTGAAAGAATATGAGGGttgaactaaaaagaaaaattttttaatgtccatcaacagatgactagataaagaagcatTCGtgcatttatacaatggaatactactcagccataaaaaagactaaataatgccatttacggcaacatggatggacctggagattgtcattctaagtgaagtaagccagaaagagaaagaaaaataccatatgatatcattcatatgtggactctaaacaaaggaaaaagaagacactaatgaacttacctacaaaacagaaaaagactcacagacatagtaaacaaacttacggttaccagggttgggggaagtgggtgggaaggaataaattggaagctcaagatttgcaaatattaactactacatataaaatagataaacaataagtttcttctgtatagcacagtgaactatattcaataccttgtagtaatcgataatgaaaaagaatatgaaaatgaatatatgtatgtatacatatgactgaactattatgctgtacctcagaaattgacacaacactgtaaactgacaatacttcaattaaaaaatatttttaaatgacttaaaattcTCAGAGTTCTTTCAGCAACGTCTTCCTGATGCAATAAATTACAGCTAAAGTGACTTTAGCAATGGTGGACCATTTGAGATACCATTTATGTGTAAAAGAGACACAAAAAAGTCCAaagattttctttggaaaatcagATGCTAAATAGCCCCTGGGGTCCAGTAGCTGTTATGAAAGCAGAGGAGTGGTAGTCACCTCCCCATTGGCCGGGGACTCACCCAGATGTCTGGCTTTCACATAAAAGACAGGAAGCAGCGAAGTCAGCCTCCACTTCCACTCAAAGGGCGAAAGCAAACACAGCAAAAAAGGAAGATGGCAAGACAGTGGTTACTCTTCCTCCCAGGGCTTGTGGCGGTGTGTGCCGTGCACGGGATATTTATGGACAGACTTGCCTCCAAGAAGCTGTGTGCAGATGACGAGTGTGTCTGTAAGGACTTTTTTATGCCTTTCATTACCTTTCTATTAAATAATTGGAAGAAATGTCCACTAAGAGCATAGAATCTGATTGTACTTTGAGCTGAATCTTCTCTAATGTGTATGAGATTAGCATCATTTCTCCTGGTCTGTGCCTTTTGTGTATCACAATGAAGAATTTACTTGGCTAAGATTCTGATGGATGCAGCTTTAATACCTTATCTTACTCTCCTGGAATTGAACCTGAGCTGGGAGGCGTTAGTCCCACTGATTACCTACTGCTCTAATATGCTTTGCCTTTTTACTGTTATAAAATCCAGGAGCCAATACTTTTCTCTTCTAGATAtttatttcaatgtatttttcttcCAGATACTATTTCTCTGGCCAGAGCTCAGGAAGATTACAATGCCCCGGACTGTAGATTCATTAATGTCAAAAAAGGGCAGCGGATCTATGTTTACTCAAAGCtggtaaaagaaaatgaagctggAGAATTTTGGGCTGGCAGTGTAAGacaagataattaaaaatatatacacagctTGACATATGTTGCTCTTAATTTTTCCCCTATTTCCTATCTTCTGTGCCGTTTAATGTTTAAAACTAGCCATTAAGAACAATGCAGCGGCTGTGGAGGCAAGTGCGAAAATTTGtgtgtatttgctttttattgcattttgaggaaacaaagaaaatttcataaCAAAACCAAATGTAGGTTGATTTGATGTCTTGGCAAGAAAAACTAGTCAAACACATGGGGGCTTGAATATCCCTAAGAGTCTGAACCTCATTCAAAAATATTCGAGTGGATTTGCCAAGTAAAAGGCATGTGTGCTGGCAGTCAGTCTACGtttcaatatttttaaggaaactttaGCACCCTCTTTGATTCCAAAGAATctgctttcttttgttaaaatatgCAGGGGTGGGCCCTGGGGAAGGATGAAGAAGGACTGATTTTCTGTCCTCAACTGCAGCCCCACAGATAGATTCTTGTCatgaagaatgaaatattaaattcatTCAGGTATCtgttcatttgaatttttaaaaactgaaacagtCCTTTGAAAGTCTTTTGAAATAACAGTGTCtattcacttagaaaaaaaaaaggtacagactttttttttatgggTTCCAAAAAAGATTTCAGGCAGCTCACAGGACTGCATACAGTAAAGGAATGGTTGAATGGTTAGACTAGTCAGAGAGGCCACAGAAGACATGATGCACAATTTCTGTGGGCTGACTTAGTTGCCGTTAAGTGAACTTCAAATTTGGGTCTGAGCTCCCCCAGAATCCAGCCTGAAAGCAAGGCATTGGCGGTTACCCAGTTCTCATGGACAGCAGAGAGGATGCCTGAGTGTTTCTGGAAGACTCACATCAGCTTTCTGTTACACTTCTGGGCACTCAGGTGTATGGCGATCAGCAGGAGGACGAGATGGGAACTGTGGGTTATTTCCCCCGCAACTTGGTCCAGGAGCAACATGTGTACCAGGAAGCCACCAAGGAAGTCCCCACCACGGTAAGCATCTCTGGGGACCAGAGAAGGACTCAGATCTTGGGGTGATGTAGATGTAGGAGGATGTTAGAAATGTGTCATGCAATTTACAAGATGCATCAAGCAAAGCCCCCCCCCCACTTCCAGTGGTGGCATCTCTGAGATTTGgggtgtcgactgaaataaatcacacaatgtgaaagttaagttttatttggggcaaaatgaggactgttgcccaggagacagcatcccagaaagttctgagaaactgttccaaagaggcagggggaaaactcagtattatatatgatttcactGAAGAGGgtacatgcagtcaagcacacgTTTAGAGAGAGGCTTGCTGCTGGTCACCGTTAATGACGTtggtgcttttctagatatgaggaggtGCAAGACTTGGGTCCGTAAgttcttctcctgaaaatatctgacTATCTGAAGATCTgctcagccagttttcccagaacacagagcgccccattcctgatctccatcctgagctcctttcagggagtgttggaggtcagcagCTTCAGTGGCtcgtgatttaatccaagcagagttaaATGGCAAGTGCCAATACAATCCTTATAGAGGCAGATGACAAGCGCCAAGTTTTAGTTAGCAGGGGGAAGATTTATACCTACTGTCAACGTTGAAAGATTAGTGAACTTTATCTACCAACCCCCTTTTGTTTTCGACGCAAGTTATCATGGAAAGGACTCCATGccacaaagaaagaaaccaaagtaGTATTAACTGACTTACTGATGGGTACACTTACTGACTTGGGCTGGGAAAAATATTGGCACCtgcattaaataaaatcaaaacattctGGAAAACTTTCTCATGCCTAATTTTTGTGGAAGATAGACTCtacttatgtaaaataaaataaattatactcaTCCTAATGCTGTGGGGTCTTCTCAACCTACAGAGAAATGAAAGATCACCTTTGAGCTACTTGGCAAGGTGGTTGTTTTGAAGCAGTTCTCCGGGAGCTAACTACTGTGTGAAACAACTTTCAAACATTGTCCAACCTACAGAAGTGTGACCCACTTGTCATGGCATCTTAACATTGACCTTGAATGTATCAAATAACCATCAATTAAAAGTGTATTTGTGAACCTTCATTTTAAgtagtttttgacttaaagtgaTACTTAAGTCATACTCTTTTGGGTTCAACCTTTGCTTATTTTAAATCTCAATTTCCCTTTGATTATGATTGAcgtatgatttaaaaaaaagaatctacatCTGTTTTCTGGCCCTGCATGCTCGGTTcaatcttttcttgcttttttcttttccaggatgTTGATTTCTTCTGCGAGTAAGAAGTTAGACAAATGGACAGATAGAAAGGAaacaccaaaaataaagaaaaaagcaaaaacaatgaaaaaaataatgtccCTAATTTCTGAGTTTTATTTCAAGGGTTTATTATCTCACAGGAGGGCTGGGGCTTGGGGCTGGAGACCACAGGTAAAGGTGCGGGCTAGGCTGGTGGGAGGGGACAACGAGAAGGGGGGAGGGGTCTCTTTGTCTGGCCTTCCCAGCGCCTGGAGCAGGGTGACGTTTGACTCAAGTGGGTGCATGAAAGTAGAGAATTATTTTTCAGCCTAGAGAATCTTCCCTGGAAGATGGTTCATTTGTAGTTATGTCTAAACAGTAATTCTTCCCAGTTCTTTGGATACCTGTATAAACCTGGTAGGCCATAGTTCTTTTCTGTGGATAcagtattttctacttttttgtcTCTTGGCCAGTTGGAATGTTATAATGTACTCAAAGGGGCTGTGTCATCAAGGAATATGCTAGGATTGTTGTTACTTTTAATATTTGATGCCTTTGGGATGTGAAGTttttgagggagaaaaagagcTCTTTTTTGAACAATGCCACTAAATTTAATCTGTCTAAATAATGTCTTACAAATTATTTCAGTTGAAGAATTTTACCTTCTAAATGAACAATTTACCTTTCCtcaagttttaaataattttaaatttaaattttaagaaaacaattttaaagttaaattaaattttaaatatttaaaattttaaataagttgtGGTGGGGCGCTTTATGAAATATTTGTGATGGAATAGTTTACCCTTATTCTGTGCTGTCACAGGGTATTATTCAAGCTTCAAGtcaaaagataaagtaaaaaaaaaaaaagtctgtgagTTGTTTTCTCTACTTCTATTCCATCTTCAAATTTCTTCTTCCTGTGCCAATTCCCCCAGTGAAGGATGATGTGTGTTAGGAAATCTGGTGAGGGGAAATGGGTTTGGTGATCCTAAGAGACCCACAAGTTTTTCTACATTTAACTGGAAATCGGCTTTGGTTGTGTATTACTAATGTAATTCTTTCAATGTAGTCttgtgcttttgtttgtttacatgtaATTAAAATGCCTATACTACACCCCCCTCCAAAATTCACAATTTCTgagttcaaaaaaaattttttttaaaataatctcaccTTGAGGTGTAGAATGTCTGGGAGGTGGGGGTCGGGAATGGGATTTGCTTCTCAGCTTTTTGGGGTCTGGTCACCCCACAAACATGAAGGGGCAAA
Above is a window of Camelus dromedarius isolate mCamDro1 chromosome 18, mCamDro1.pat, whole genome shotgun sequence DNA encoding:
- the OTOR gene encoding otoraplin, producing MARQWLLFLPGLVAVCAVHGIFMDRLASKKLCADDECVYTISLARAQEDYNAPDCRFINVKKGQRIYVYSKLVKENEAGEFWAGSVYGDQQEDEMGTVGYFPRNLVQEQHVYQEATKEVPTTDVDFFCE